The Methanobrevibacter thaueri DNA segment GATTATTATTAAAAGTAGCTTCAAAAGTAGGTTTAATAGGCCTGCTTATGAGAGAGGACATCGATAAGGAGTAGATAATATGGATTTCGTTACACTTGGTGGAAATTTGCTTGGAACAATTCCCCTTGGGGATATTGTATTATACTTAACTCCGTTTAACCTGTTCCTGTTTGCGGTTTTACTTGGTTTCACATTATTGATTGGATTAAGTAAACCTGAAACACAGGTGGAAGCTACTATGCATTATTTACATAATACTGAAGTTAAAGTAGGTGAAAAGGAACTTAAACAAAGGAGATTCCTGGCAGTTATTTGTGGTATAGCCTCTGCCGGAGCTATGATCACTGGAGATTTGTTCAACTTCACATTGTTCATGGCATTGGTCGGTATTTTAAACATAGGTATCGTATCAGCGGTAAGGCAAACCAGTGTTTTAAACTCAGCTTTCAATTACGGTTTGATTGCAATGATGTGTAGTTTGCCTTTATTTGGTGGGGCAGCCATTATTTTAGCATCCACAGGTACATTGTCACTTGCGGTATTGTCCCAGATGCCTGCAAGCCCTATGGTAGTGTTTGGTGCAGTATTGATGTTGCTAGGAATTTTGGGTGAAAGTGGTGTAGCGCCATTCTTCGCAAGTAAGGCGGAGATGTTCAGGACAGCAGGTTCCCCTTATATTGTTATTATTCACTTAAGTTCATTGTTTATTATTGTAAGAGCTGTTGAAATATTATTATTGGTATTGTGGTAGTGAGAGTATGGTAAATCAAAAAATCACATGTATTATCTTATTGGTTTTATCAACATTAGCTATTCTTGCATGTTTGGTCATAAACTTTGAGGCATGGATAGTCTATGCTGTAGCTATATTTGGTATTCCAACATGGGTTTTATCCTTGGGTCTGTTGACAATGGCCAAGGCAAAGCCTGAAGATGTAGAAGAAAGAGTGAAGGAGCCATTCACCGGGTATTAAAGTGGTATTATGAATTTAATGGCAGAAATCTTAATTCAGGTTATTATTGCATTTCTAGGGGGAAGCCTTCTTCTGGGATTGCATAGGAAGGTAATGGCACGTGTACAGAAACGTCCGGGACCGCCGATTGTACAGCAGTTAATACACTCTTTGAAATTCTTCTTCAAGGAAACTGCATTTCCAAAAACAGTGTCAAAGGTATTTTATATAGGCATTGTATTTATCCTGGCATTGATTTGGATTGTTGGTGTTATTGTAGGTCCTGTAGCTCACGATTCCTTATTAATATTATTTGGTGTTTATGCAGTCTACAAGATTGTTGAGCACAACTCCGGATCAAGTTCCGGTTCTCCGTACGGTAAATTGAGTTGTGTAAGGGCAGTATTGTCAGCGGCCACTGAATTGCCGTTGTTTGCAGCTATAGTATTCGTTTATCTGGTGACCGGCACAATGAACATTGGAGAAATTATCACTTATCAATCAGTTCATGGTCCTTTGATATATTCAATTCCGTTAGCAGCCTTAATGTTCTTTATGTTAATCATTACAAAATCCCCATACTCTCCATTTGCGATTACAAAGGACAAGGTTTTGATTTCCGGATTTGAAACTGAGCACTTTGGATTCCTGAGAGGTTTCATGTTGTTTTCCGAAGCGATAGCATGGTATGTGCTGCTTTGGGTGTTCCTGACAATATTCTTCGGCCCATTGAATGCCGTAGGATATCTGATTGGAATGATTGTGATTTCATTCGTCACAGGATTCATTAACGCAACAACTCCGCTTTTAAGTCCAAATCATTCAGTCATGACCCAAATTACCTTAGGAGCAATCTGCTTCTTCGGAACAGTATTGATGATATTTACAGGAGTGGTAGCATGAATAGTGAAGATATGATTGTCTATATGACCGCATTAGTTGCAATTGGAGTCATTGTTGTGGGCATTCTCACAACAGCATTGCACTCAACTATCATTGCGCCAATCGTGATTATTGGAATTGTCCTGGCAATCTTCGTATGGCTTTCAAGGGGCAATTTTTCACACAAGATAGAAAGTTTAGAGAAAATATGTTTCATAATAACATTTTTAGCAATAATCTGTTCATTCATATTGCTTTATAAACCGATGTAGGAGATATTATGTTAGATTATATGATTTACATAATTACATTCACTGTGGGTTCAATCCTTGGTTTGCTTTACAGCTATTCCAAGCATGGCGAGCCTTTTGTTGCAGTAACAAAACTCAATATTCCATTCATGATTGTTTCAATAGTGGGATGGTTTTTGGGATTCAATTCAGGTAATGTCATTCTCTCTGCAATTGGTTTTCTCCTTGCAGGGTTTGTAATGGGCGAAAGGCCAGGATATGGAAGAAAGGAGACAGCAATAGGTTTGATTGTTGCTATTGTCGCTTATGTATTATTAAAATGGACAGTATGATGTGATGGAAATGGATGATGATGCTAAATTAGAATTGATGCAAAGAAGAATAGTAAAGAGTTTTGCTGTGCAGAGGGATGTTATAATTCCACTTTCCAAGGAATTCGATTGTACTGTTGAGGAATTGGAGGATGTGTTCTTCCATCTGTTCGATATGTCCTCCCTTCAGACATTGCATGCGACATTTGAATCTGCTCAGGACATCTGCCTATATCAGAAATTGAATGCGGATTTGAGGCTGTGCTGGTTCAACGGCACTTTTGAAGTCATATCAGATGAGGATGCCAAAAATCTTAAAATGGAATTGATTGAAGAGATTAAGAATGGAAAATCCTATGAGGAAGCCTTGAAAGAAGGGCAATTAAAATTATTTGAATTATTGAAAAAAGAAGCTATATATTAAATTAAAGAGGGAGTACAATGTTAGATGCTATTAAGGATGTTGTGAGGAAAAGCTCTATCCACGTCTGTATCGTAAATTGTGGCGGATGTAACGGATGTGACGTAGAATGCGTTGCGCTGTTATCTCCAAGATACGACCTAGAGCAATACGGCATATATGTTCACAATAATCCTCGTGAAGCTGATGTTCTGTTGTTAACCGGTGCAGTAACCGAACAATGGAAAGATAACTTAAAAAGAATATATGATAAGGCTCCTGAACCAAAAATAGCAGTAGCGGTTGGAAACTGCCCGATATCCGGAGACGTGTTTGCCCAAGAGGGAGGTCATGTCAATGCCCCTGCGTCAAATTTCGTCCCGGTTGCAGCAGAGATTCCTGGCTGTCCGCCAAGACCCAATGAAATATTGGAAGCCATCTTGGCTGTCGGACCGCAAGCTATTGCTGACCGTGGGAGGGAGCAAAAATGATCGTACCTATTGGCCCAATTCACCCGGCCTTAAAGGAACCTATCAGATTGAAGCTTCAAACTGAAGGTGAAAGAGTAGTTAAGGCAGAAATTGAATATGGTTATGTTCATAGGGGAATTGAAAAGATAATGGAAGGAAAAACCTGGCAGAAAGCAATCTATCTGTCTGAAAGGGTATGTGGTATATGTTCATATGAACACACACAAACCTTCGCCGAAACCATTGAAAAGATTTCAGATGTGGATGTGCCTCCAAGAGCCCAATTCTTGAGGGTAATTGCCAATGAATTGGACAGGATTCAAAGTCACCTGCTTGCAAATTCCACCTTCTTCAAGTCAATGGACCATGAAACATTATTCATGCATGTTTTGGAGTTAAGGGAATATGCAATGGACTCCATTGAACTGTTGACTGGAAATAGAGTCAATATGGGTTGGAATGTTGTCGGCGGTGTGAGGATGGACGCCGATGAGCGCCATTTCGAACCTATTCTTGAAAACCTCAAGAAGATTGAGGACAGGTTTGAAATAGTAAGGGCACTGTTTGCGGAAGGTCCTGCATTGGCCTTAAGATGTAAGGGTATAGGATACATGTCCAAGAAAGAAGCCATCAAAGGACGTGCCGTAGGGCCTATCGGAAGGGCCTCTGATATTAAGGAAGATTACCGTGTTGGCCACTACACCTATGATGATTATTTCGATTTTAATGTGATTAGAAGAAAAGAGGGAGACAATTACGCAAGAACAATGACAAGGTTCGATGAGATTCCGGAATCCATCAGCTTAGTCAGGCAAGCTATTGAGAATATACCTGATGGTGAAGTTCGTACTCCTGCTGACATCAAATCAGGATATGCAATGCGTAAAAACGAGGCTCCCCGTGGTGAAGTCACATACATGATTGAAACCAACGGCAATTTAATCAAAAACATTTCAATTAGAACCCCAAGTATCACTAATATGGATTCATGTGCAAGATATATGATTCGTGACGTTCCAACCGTTGCAGATGCGGTTTCCACTTATGCGTCATGCGATCCATGTGTGGCATGTGCTGAAAGAGTGGCTATCACAAATGAAGCCGGAAAAACCATTTATAAAAGATTGGATGAGGTGATATAAGATGTCATCTCTAATGTGGTATATTTTTGATTTTGCCCGTAAGGCATGGGCTGATGCATTTGCAAATGCAAAATCAGAGCCTGAAATCTCCGAAAAACCGGAACGTTTCAGGGACTTCCCAAAAGTCAATAAAGAGTATTGTATTGGATGTGGCGCATGTACCGTATCCTGTCCTTCACCGAATGCAATCAAGCTGGTTCGTGATGAGGACACAGAGGAAGGTGCGGGTATGACATATCCTGTAATTAAATTGGGAGCATGTATCCGTTGCGGTTTCTGTGCTGAGGTTTGCCCAACCGATCCGAAAACATTGGAATGTGGTTTGAATCATTTGATTTTACCGGAATTCAATATCATTCCGTCAAAAAGACAATATATTGTTGACGATTATTTATGTATTAAATGTAAAAAGTGTTTAAAACAATGTCCTGTCGATGCGATAAGCGAAGTGGACGGGAAAGTTGTTGTGGACCCTCTCACATGCATTTCATGTGGGGACTGTCTTGATGTATGTCCAGTCAACGGTGCAATGAAAGCAGTGTTTGTCGATAACTTGCAAGACCAAAAGGATTTGATTCTTTTGTGTGTGGATTATCTTGAGGAATACATTAATTCCAAAGAGGACGATTTGAGGTCCTTGGAGAAAAACGGTTTGCTGCAATATGATGTGCCGTTGTCAAATATATGGGATAAGGCCTTGAAAATCATTCCTGATGAGGAGATTGCATTGGAGATTATAACCAATGCGGTTAATAGGCTTAAAGTCAGAATAATCGACTGGGATAAGGATAAATGTAAGAAATGCCAGTTATGTATTCCTGATTGTCCAACAGGATGTATTTCATTTGACGAAGCTGAGGATACAATTGTAAGAGATAAGGATAGATGTTTAAGATGCAGTATTTGTTACCAAACATGTCCGTTTTCAGTAATCAAATACTTCATTTCCAAGTTCTCACTTGATGACGGTGAGAACATTCATGTTACAGTAAAGGCATCTAATCTGAATGATGACTTGTTTATGGAGTGAGTGTTATGATTGACAGTTATACTAAAACACCAAGACCATTGAGACACGTTGATGTTGATTACGTAGTTGATCAGACCAAATGTGCGGAATGTAAGGACAAACCATGTTTGGAATCCTGTCCTATTGACGCAATATACATCGATGAAACTGATGGTCTCATAAAATTAAAAACCACATGTTTCGGTTGCGTATTATGTCGTAACGCTTGTCCATTTGATGCAATATCCCTTGATGTTAATATGGATCCTCCTTTAAAGGAAAACGTTCCAAACATCAACACAAAATTATGTAAGGCCTGTGGAGCATGTGTTCAAGCATGTAAAAACGGTTCCATTCACATTGTGGCTGACGGTAATGAGATGCCTCACAGCCAAATCGACAAGGATTCCTGTGTCAGATGCGGATACTGTTTCAGGGTATGTCCAACCGATGCGATTAAATACGGGGAGCTGCTTCCTAAGACCGTTAAGGGAGGAAAAGCAATCGTCGTTAATCAGAAAAACTGTATCGGCTGTATGACCTGTACAAGAGTATGTCCGTCAATGGGAGCAATTAATGTCGGAAGGACAAATAAGCTGCCATACATTAATCCGGGATACTGTGCAAGATGTGAGGAATGTATGCATTCCTGTCCGTCAGGCGCAATCAGGTACTCTTCACGTAAGAAGGCCTATAAGATGTACAGTGAAATCAAGTCATTCGACATCGTGTCCAGCATCATAGACCACGACGTTAAAAGATTATCTCTTGATTTAATCAGTTTGAATAAGGTTCTTGAAAAGGTAGGAAGGTCAATTGCATTGGAATTCAATGACCAAAGCTTCGAAAACTTCATTGAGTGCAAAGTGAACGACATGATGGAAAGGGAGCTTAAGATAAGTCTCGATTCCAGCATTGAAATAGACAAGTTCACAAAACTCTTCGGATCATATCTTATGGACAGGAACATTGAGGTTTATGATAAGAAATGTATAGCATGCGGTGAATGTTATAACGTCTGTCCTGTAAATGCAATTGAGACAAACGGTCCAAATCCGATTACAATTAATGATGACTGTGTATTCTGCGGAAAATGTGTCGAAGCTTGTCAGTTTGATGCGATTGGAGCTTATGACGATTACTTCTACAGTAAGGATAGTGACCTGTACTATGCAAGGTCATACCTGCATCAGCAAAGGCTTGGTGACTTTTCACTTTCTTCAGAGAAATGCCAGGCATGTGCAATCTGTACCAAAAACTGTCCTGTTGGCGCATTGACATTGACAGATGATGACAGAATCGAGTTTGACAGTGAAAAATGTATCTACTGCAGAACATGTGAGGCCATTTGTCCGCTTGATGCAATAAGAATAGTTAATTTCAGGTGAGTTAAATGTTTGAAAAATCATTTATTACAGACTGTGAAGGTCCATTGACCTTAAATGACAATGCATTTGAGTTAGTAGCCAATTTCATTGAGGATGGTGGCGAATTATTCAAGATTCTCAGTTTGTATGATGATTATCTGGCGGATGTTGTTCATAAGGAGAACTATAAGGCAGGCAATACGTTGAAATTGATCTTGCCTTTCTTTGTGGTTGAAAACCTTAGGAACAGTGATCTGGTTGAGTTTTCCCAAAAGCATATCTGCTCAGTCAGCGACTCAAAATTCCTGTTGGAATACTTGAAGGGAACTATGAATACTTATATTGTAAGTACCAGTTATGGCCAATATATTGAAGCTGTATCCAATTATATGGAAGTTCCATTTGAAAATACATTTTATACAAATGTAGATATGGATGCGCTCACTCTTTCAAGTGAAGAGATTGAAAAAATAATTGAATTTAAAAGGACAATACTTGAAAACCCTACAGACTACGAACTCTTCGATGATATATTCTTCGCCCAGATTACCAAAATGGGAATATATGAAAACATCAAGGAAATAGAAGTGGTCGGAGGTCAAGGCAAAAAGTTAGCCATTGACGATATAATTGAAAGGGACGGCATTGACATCAACGAGATACTCTACATAGGAGACAGCATAACTGATGTGGAGCCTTTGGATTTCGCACGAAAAAACAATGGAGTAAGCATATCATTCAATGGAAATGAATATCCTTTAAAAGTGGCTGAAATCGCAATTGTGTCTCCAAGTGCAGTGACAACAGCGGTAATAGCTGATGTTTATGCCAAAAACGATAAAGATAAAGTATTGGAATTTATTGATGATTACAACATTTCAAAAGATTATGAAAAACTTTTAGGTGACTACAATATTGATGAAAATATCAAAAACAAGTTTTTCTCAATTTTCAAGGATGAATATCCATTGATTAAAATAATCACAGATGAAAACTATGAGGAAATATTAAAGGTCAGCAAGGAAATGAGAAACAATATTCGTGGTCAAGATATAGGTGAACTAGGATAGTGTAAAAATGGATTATGATAAAGTAGAAGACACATTCTTTGAAGCATTTCAAGGAAAATATGTAAGAGCATTAATCACCGGCCCTACAGAAAAGATTGTAAAAAGGGCAGCATATGATTCAACCTCAACCCCAAGCGCAGTCATCGGAAGGGTTGAAGGGGGTGTGGAAGGATTCCTTGATGAATCACAAACACCTGATGGAAGATTTGGAGCCATTGTGCAATACTGGCTAGGTGGCGACGATGTTGAAAAATTCGCATTTGAACTGTCCTACAGGTTAAGGCAGGATGTGTTGGTCAAGCCATTCACACGTATCTTCGATTGGTCAGACAAAGACAGTGACGAGTATATTGAAATGATGGACATTGTAGGTCACTGCGGCGATGGGTACGAATGGATTGTAGAGGAATATGGAAGAAAAATGATCAATGTGCCGATTGCAGTGCCTGATTTCCACATTGAGGAAAAGTTCAAGATAAATGACGGAACCATGGGAGGAAACTTCTGGTACCTATGTGAAACTCCCGAAGCAGTGCTTGAAGCGGGAGAAGCAATAATTGAAGCTATTATGAATGTGGAAGGTGCAACAGCACCATTCGATATCTGTTCAGCAGCTTCAAAACCTGAAACAAATTTTCCTGAAATCGGTCCGACAACAAATCACGTTTACTGTCCTTCTTTAAAGGAACGCTTAGGTGATGAATCCAAGGTTCCGGAAGGAGTTAACTACATTCCTGAAGTTGTGATAAATGCCATTGATGAGGAATCAATGAACAATGCTGTCAAAGCAGGAATTGATGCAGCTTTGGAGTTTGATGGTGTTATAAAAATATCTGCAGGTAATTTCGAAGGTAAACTTGGAGATAAAAACATTAATTTATTAGATATCTTAAAGTAAGGTTTTAAAATGGAAATATTTGACAACGATTTAAATGCAGAGGTCATAGGATTCGGAGCATTGAATGTTGATAAGCTATACTCTGTGGAAAACATAGCCTCAAAAGATGAGGAAAGCTTCATTAAGGGTGAAACCGATACTCCAGGAGGTTCTGCAGCAAATACTATGGTGGGTTTGTCAAGATTAGGATGTTCCACTTCAATAATTGGAAAGATTGCCGAGGATGATGATGGAGATTTGATTGAATACAATTTGGCAATCAATGGAATTTACACTAATAATTTGATTTACTCAGAAACGGGCGCTACCGGAAAATGCCTGGGATTTGTGGATTCCAATGGCGAAAGGTGCCTGTACATCGACCCGGGTGTCAACGATGAAATCAGACTGGATGAAATAAACCCGTTAAACATCATGAGGTGTAAGATAATGCATTACACATCATTTGTTGGTGATTCATTCAACACCCAAATTGAATTGTTGGATTTGCTTAACAAGGAATGCATATTAAGCTTCGATCCAGGAATGCTGTATGTCCAAAAGGGTTTTGATGAGTTAAAGCCTATACTTGATAGAACCGATATCCTGTTAATCAATGAATCAGAATTAAGATTATTATGTAATAATAATGAATCCTCCCTAAAGGAACTGGCTATTGGATTTTTAGACATGGGAATTGAAACTGTTGTTATAAAGCAAGGCTCAAAAGGAGTGTTTGCAATGAACAACAATGAGACTTGCGAGGTCGAGTCCTACAAATGTGATGTTGTGGACACCACCGGAGCGGGAGACAGCTTCAACAGCGGATTCTTATATTCCTATTTGAAAGGTTACGATTTGGGAAAATCATGCCAAATCGGTAATTGGGTGGCCAGTAAGGCTATTGAAGGATTCGGAATGGAAAAATTCCCGTCTCTAAAGGATTTGGAGGATTTTTTCTGAAATTAAGTTTATGAAAAAATTATTTAGTTGGTATTAAAATGAATGTATCTTTTATAAAACAGATGAAAAACTTGGAACGCGAAGTTTTATTGAAATCTGTTGAATTAGATGATGACGGTGACGATTTCCAATTTGAACTGGACAATTTCAGTGCAGAGGAGGAAATCATTGCTGTGGCACCTAGATGTGTAAGATGTAATACTTGTGTTGGTGAATGTCCAGTTAATGCAATCGAACCAGCTAATATTTTTAGAATAGCTAAGATTACTGACAAATGCGTAAAATGTGAAATCTGTGTACAGTCATGTCCGGTTTCAGCAATCAAATTAATCAGTAATTCAGTTATTTATAATGATGAGGATGAACGTGACGTCATCGAGTATGACCTGGCAAATATCCGTTATCCTCACAGAGTA contains these protein-coding regions:
- a CDS encoding energy-converting hydrogenase subunit EhaL family protein, yielding MLDYMIYIITFTVGSILGLLYSYSKHGEPFVAVTKLNIPFMIVSIVGWFLGFNSGNVILSAIGFLLAGFVMGERPGYGRKETAIGLIVAIVAYVLLKWTV
- a CDS encoding 4Fe-4S binding protein; protein product: MSVMIDSYTKTPRPLRHVDVDYVVDQTKCAECKDKPCLESCPIDAIYIDETDGLIKLKTTCFGCVLCRNACPFDAISLDVNMDPPLKENVPNINTKLCKACGACVQACKNGSIHIVADGNEMPHSQIDKDSCVRCGYCFRVCPTDAIKYGELLPKTVKGGKAIVVNQKNCIGCMTCTRVCPSMGAINVGRTNKLPYINPGYCARCEECMHSCPSGAIRYSSRKKAYKMYSEIKSFDIVSSIIDHDVKRLSLDLISLNKVLEKVGRSIALEFNDQSFENFIECKVNDMMERELKISLDSSIEIDKFTKLFGSYLMDRNIEVYDKKCIACGECYNVCPVNAIETNGPNPITINDDCVFCGKCVEACQFDAIGAYDDYFYSKDSDLYYARSYLHQQRLGDFSLSSEKCQACAICTKNCPVGALTLTDDDRIEFDSEKCIYCRTCEAICPLDAIRIVNFR
- a CDS encoding respiratory chain complex I subunit 1 family protein, whose product is MNLMAEILIQVIIAFLGGSLLLGLHRKVMARVQKRPGPPIVQQLIHSLKFFFKETAFPKTVSKVFYIGIVFILALIWIVGVIVGPVAHDSLLILFGVYAVYKIVEHNSGSSSGSPYGKLSCVRAVLSAATELPLFAAIVFVYLVTGTMNIGEIITYQSVHGPLIYSIPLAALMFFMLIITKSPYSPFAITKDKVLISGFETEHFGFLRGFMLFSEAIAWYVLLWVFLTIFFGPLNAVGYLIGMIVISFVTGFINATTPLLSPNHSVMTQITLGAICFFGTVLMIFTGVVA
- a CDS encoding DUF788 domain-containing protein, with product MVNQKITCIILLVLSTLAILACLVINFEAWIVYAVAIFGIPTWVLSLGLLTMAKAKPEDVEERVKEPFTGY
- a CDS encoding formylmethanofuran--tetrahydromethanopterin N-formyltransferase, coding for MDYDKVEDTFFEAFQGKYVRALITGPTEKIVKRAAYDSTSTPSAVIGRVEGGVEGFLDESQTPDGRFGAIVQYWLGGDDVEKFAFELSYRLRQDVLVKPFTRIFDWSDKDSDEYIEMMDIVGHCGDGYEWIVEEYGRKMINVPIAVPDFHIEEKFKINDGTMGGNFWYLCETPEAVLEAGEAIIEAIMNVEGATAPFDICSAASKPETNFPEIGPTTNHVYCPSLKERLGDESKVPEGVNYIPEVVINAIDEESMNNAVKAGIDAALEFDGVIKISAGNFEGKLGDKNINLLDILK
- a CDS encoding hydrogenase large subunit; translated protein: MIVPIGPIHPALKEPIRLKLQTEGERVVKAEIEYGYVHRGIEKIMEGKTWQKAIYLSERVCGICSYEHTQTFAETIEKISDVDVPPRAQFLRVIANELDRIQSHLLANSTFFKSMDHETLFMHVLELREYAMDSIELLTGNRVNMGWNVVGGVRMDADERHFEPILENLKKIEDRFEIVRALFAEGPALALRCKGIGYMSKKEAIKGRAVGPIGRASDIKEDYRVGHYTYDDYFDFNVIRRKEGDNYARTMTRFDEIPESISLVRQAIENIPDGEVRTPADIKSGYAMRKNEAPRGEVTYMIETNGNLIKNISIRTPSITNMDSCARYMIRDVPTVADAVSTYASCDPCVACAERVAITNEAGKTIYKRLDEVI
- a CDS encoding carbohydrate kinase family protein; protein product: MEIFDNDLNAEVIGFGALNVDKLYSVENIASKDEESFIKGETDTPGGSAANTMVGLSRLGCSTSIIGKIAEDDDGDLIEYNLAINGIYTNNLIYSETGATGKCLGFVDSNGERCLYIDPGVNDEIRLDEINPLNIMRCKIMHYTSFVGDSFNTQIELLDLLNKECILSFDPGMLYVQKGFDELKPILDRTDILLINESELRLLCNNNESSLKELAIGFLDMGIETVVIKQGSKGVFAMNNNETCEVESYKCDVVDTTGAGDSFNSGFLYSYLKGYDLGKSCQIGNWVASKAIEGFGMEKFPSLKDLEDFF
- a CDS encoding DUF1959 family protein, producing MDDDAKLELMQRRIVKSFAVQRDVIIPLSKEFDCTVEELEDVFFHLFDMSSLQTLHATFESAQDICLYQKLNADLRLCWFNGTFEVISDEDAKNLKMELIEEIKNGKSYEEALKEGQLKLFELLKKEAIY
- a CDS encoding 4Fe-4S binding protein, yielding MSSLMWYIFDFARKAWADAFANAKSEPEISEKPERFRDFPKVNKEYCIGCGACTVSCPSPNAIKLVRDEDTEEGAGMTYPVIKLGACIRCGFCAEVCPTDPKTLECGLNHLILPEFNIIPSKRQYIVDDYLCIKCKKCLKQCPVDAISEVDGKVVVDPLTCISCGDCLDVCPVNGAMKAVFVDNLQDQKDLILLCVDYLEEYINSKEDDLRSLEKNGLLQYDVPLSNIWDKALKIIPDEEIALEIITNAVNRLKVRIIDWDKDKCKKCQLCIPDCPTGCISFDEAEDTIVRDKDRCLRCSICYQTCPFSVIKYFISKFSLDDGENIHVTVKASNLNDDLFME
- a CDS encoding NADH-quinone oxidoreductase subunit B family protein; translation: MLDAIKDVVRKSSIHVCIVNCGGCNGCDVECVALLSPRYDLEQYGIYVHNNPREADVLLLTGAVTEQWKDNLKRIYDKAPEPKIAVAVGNCPISGDVFAQEGGHVNAPASNFVPVAAEIPGCPPRPNEILEAILAVGPQAIADRGREQK